A single region of the Streptomyces sp. NBC_00236 genome encodes:
- a CDS encoding nitrate- and nitrite sensing domain-containing protein: MSLRTALLVLAIVPGVALAALWAVTSGQTLLDFQRQAAQGLLAQKAGQPSNIVYYNLQEERRLSADALARPGGATDALRKQRKLTDEAITGFQSLSDIATDDAPGEVRDAVVQARSAITQLPAQRSLVDAGDNDQQKAVYRYYTDLIAVDLKLFTALSHVDNGEITTISQPLVDLFWAKEMISRSDALLARGWSKGKLSTGDLQQLREAVSGQSFQYATKVVPFLPADEKAMWEEISGSAAWKTKTQVENEVLRPADPDKAGFVSLGAEEKTWRGAMDELTPQLMKLMEHRTDVVVANGKDSVLSLLIRVILTSVIGLLAVIAVIWITWRLTRNLRLRIGRLQERAEELEKTLPDVVERLGKGERIDMEAEARAIGRDRKEGSKADELTQLGDALDLARTSALQAAVKQADQHRGFERLLQRIARRTQQLIGQQLKKLDELERKHEDPEVLDGLFDLDHLTARLRRYEENLVILAGGSPHRRWRKPVPLLDVMRSAQGEVQDYQRVVLDLDGAPWLTERAVGPVSHVLAELIENALTFSRPPSPVEVRAARVSRGLAIEVEDRGLGMDDDQLAEANELMSRPPRMDVLAHADDIRLGLYVIARLADQHGLRVEFRQSAFGGTRVVLLVPDALTVPGPHSGPVAVPSPEDTGAAPAPEPAPTRDADALPSRGRGQALAGVTALHAAGAPFETTGTPYTVADEPFPDREEQPQPAPADNPFGDPVTPYTPYADSTPASTAGSPYGHAVPTSPYGGTTDGSPYGSGSPGDSTYGASHQDAYADAEQPYMKAEGQYPVPHQPYQTPEEPYMTPHQPYPGPYAAGVPDRTGFPVPGPRQPEPAVGHPGRLPVAEPDHPAPPAAGTTGRESGPGRPALPASPAAEPPLPRRVRQASLVDELRITPASGSAASPSASRQASPQSRPAPRRAGAAIGAFQRRSRAARATDEPPTQPDPPAPLPTREERS, from the coding sequence ATGTCGCTGCGGACGGCCCTGCTCGTACTGGCCATCGTCCCCGGTGTAGCACTGGCCGCCCTCTGGGCCGTCACCAGTGGTCAGACTCTGCTCGACTTCCAAAGGCAAGCGGCCCAGGGGCTGTTGGCCCAGAAGGCCGGCCAGCCGTCCAACATCGTGTACTACAACCTGCAGGAGGAGCGGCGGCTGAGCGCCGACGCTCTGGCCCGCCCCGGAGGTGCCACCGACGCGCTGCGCAAGCAGCGCAAGCTGACCGACGAAGCGATCACCGGCTTCCAGTCCCTTTCGGACATCGCCACCGACGACGCCCCCGGCGAGGTCCGGGACGCGGTCGTCCAGGCACGTTCGGCGATCACCCAACTCCCCGCCCAGCGCTCCCTCGTCGACGCGGGGGACAACGACCAGCAGAAGGCCGTGTACCGCTACTACACGGACCTGATCGCCGTCGACCTGAAGCTCTTCACCGCGCTCAGCCATGTGGACAACGGCGAGATCACCACCATCTCCCAGCCGCTGGTCGACCTGTTCTGGGCCAAGGAGATGATCTCGCGCTCGGACGCCCTGCTGGCCCGCGGCTGGTCCAAGGGCAAACTGAGCACAGGAGACCTCCAGCAACTCCGCGAGGCCGTTTCCGGCCAGTCCTTCCAGTACGCCACCAAGGTCGTCCCCTTCCTTCCGGCGGACGAGAAGGCCATGTGGGAGGAGATCTCCGGCAGCGCGGCCTGGAAGACCAAGACCCAGGTGGAGAACGAGGTGCTGCGCCCCGCCGACCCGGACAAGGCCGGCTTCGTCAGCCTCGGCGCCGAGGAGAAGACCTGGCGCGGTGCGATGGACGAACTCACGCCCCAGCTGATGAAGCTGATGGAGCACCGCACCGACGTCGTCGTGGCGAACGGCAAGGACAGCGTCCTCTCACTGCTGATCAGGGTCATTCTCACCTCGGTCATCGGCCTCCTCGCCGTCATCGCCGTCATCTGGATCACCTGGCGCCTCACCCGCAACCTGCGCCTCCGGATCGGCCGGCTCCAGGAGCGGGCGGAGGAGCTGGAGAAGACCCTGCCCGACGTCGTCGAGCGGCTCGGCAAGGGCGAACGCATCGACATGGAGGCCGAGGCCCGTGCCATCGGTCGCGACCGCAAGGAAGGCAGCAAGGCCGACGAGCTGACCCAGCTCGGTGACGCTCTCGACCTGGCCCGCACCAGTGCGCTCCAGGCGGCCGTCAAACAGGCCGACCAGCACCGCGGCTTCGAGCGGCTGCTTCAGCGCATCGCGCGCCGCACCCAGCAGTTGATCGGCCAGCAGCTGAAGAAGCTGGACGAGCTGGAGCGCAAGCACGAGGACCCCGAGGTGCTCGACGGCCTGTTCGACCTCGACCACCTCACCGCCCGCCTCCGGCGCTACGAGGAGAACCTCGTGATCCTCGCCGGCGGCTCCCCGCACCGGCGCTGGCGCAAGCCCGTACCGCTGCTCGACGTCATGCGCTCCGCCCAGGGCGAGGTGCAGGACTACCAGCGTGTGGTGCTGGATCTGGACGGCGCTCCCTGGCTCACGGAGCGGGCCGTGGGCCCGGTCTCCCATGTGCTGGCGGAGCTGATCGAGAACGCCCTCACCTTCTCCAGGCCGCCCAGCCCCGTCGAGGTCAGGGCGGCCCGGGTCAGCCGGGGCCTGGCCATCGAGGTCGAGGACCGCGGGCTCGGCATGGACGACGACCAGCTCGCCGAGGCCAACGAGCTGATGAGCAGGCCGCCCCGGATGGACGTGCTGGCGCACGCCGACGACATCCGGCTCGGTCTGTACGTGATCGCGCGCCTCGCCGACCAGCACGGCCTGCGGGTGGAGTTCCGCCAGTCGGCCTTCGGCGGCACCCGGGTCGTCCTGCTCGTCCCCGACGCGCTCACCGTCCCCGGCCCGCACTCCGGTCCGGTGGCCGTCCCTTCCCCCGAGGACACGGGCGCCGCACCGGCCCCGGAACCCGCACCGACCCGCGACGCCGACGCACTGCCCAGCCGCGGCCGCGGCCAGGCGCTCGCCGGGGTCACCGCGCTGCACGCCGCGGGCGCCCCGTTCGAGACCACCGGGACGCCCTACACGGTGGCGGACGAGCCCTTCCCCGACCGGGAGGAGCAACCGCAGCCGGCCCCCGCCGACAACCCGTTCGGTGATCCGGTGACTCCGTACACCCCGTATGCCGACAGCACACCGGCAAGTACAGCGGGAAGCCCGTACGGCCACGCCGTACCCACTTCCCCGTACGGCGGTACTACTGACGGGAGCCCGTACGGCAGCGGCAGCCCGGGCGACAGCACCTACGGCGCGTCCCACCAGGACGCGTACGCCGATGCCGAGCAGCCGTACATGAAGGCCGAGGGCCAGTACCCGGTACCGCATCAGCCCTACCAGACGCCCGAGGAGCCGTACATGACTCCGCACCAGCCGTACCCGGGACCGTACGCGGCGGGCGTCCCCGACCGGACCGGCTTCCCGGTGCCCGGGCCCCGGCAGCCGGAACCGGCCGTCGGACACCCGGGACGGCTCCCGGTGGCCGAACCCGACCATCCGGCTCCCCCGGCGGCGGGTACGACCGGCCGGGAGAGCGGGCCGGGACGGCCCGCACTGCCGGCATCGCCCGCCGCGGAACCCCCGTTGCCGCGCCGGGTACGCCAGGCCAGCCTCGTGGACGAACTGCGGATCACGCCGGCCTCCGGTTCTGCCGCGTCCCCGTCCGCGAGCCGGCAGGCGTCCCCGCAGTCCCGTCCGGCCCCGCGCCGCGCCGGGGCTGCCATCGGAGCCTTCCAGCGCCGGTCCCGCGCCGCCCGCGCGACCGACGAGCCGCCGACGCAGCCCGACCCTCCCGCACCCCTCCCCACGAGAGAAGAACGGTCATGA